The DNA window GTGAAGAACAGGAAAAAGAGGCGGCCCAGCTTTGCAGGGAGGTCATGGGGGATGATACACATATCTCTATTTCCAGTGAGATTGGCTCGATGGGATTGATCGAACGAGAAAACGCCACTATTTTAAACGCGGCTCTCTATCAAGTAGCAGAGCGCTTTACTGAAGGGTTTGCCAGAAGTCTCAGAGAAGAAGGCATCGAAAACGCGGATGTATATCTGTCTCAGAATGACGGAACATTGATGACGGTAGAGCACGCCAGGAGGTATCCGATTCTGACGATCGCCTGCGGGCCTACCAATTCTATTCGGGGCGCCGGGTATTTAAGCGGGATGCAGGATGGAATCGTTGTAGACGTAGGAGGCACGACAACCGATATTGGTTATGTACAGAACGGGTTCCCAAGAGAATCCGGGGTGGCTGTTACGATCGGAGGTGTGCGGACGAATTTCCGGATGCCGGATGTAATCTCGATCGGCCTGGGCGGCGGTTCTATTGTCAGGATCAAAGAGGATGGATCGGTGACAGTGGGGCCTGACAGCGTAGGCTACAAGATTACAGAGGAGGCGCGGGTATTTGGAGGAAATACGCTGACCGCTACAGATATTGCCGCGCGGCTGGGAATGACGGATGTAGGAGATGTATCTAAAGTGGCGGATATCAGTATAGAAACAGCCCGGAAGGCAATGGACGTGATCTCATCTTTAGTAGAAGATGGGGTGGATTCTATGAAGGTATCCAATGATGATGTGGAAGTAGTCCTGGTAGGCGGCGGATCGATCATTCTTCCAGAGCAGATCAAGGGAGCTTCCAAAGTCATAAAGCCGGCGCATTTTGGCTGTGCCAATGCCATTGGGTCAGCGATTTCAAAAGTGAGCGGCACCTATGAAGCGCTGATCGATTATGATAAGGTTCCAAGAGAAGAAGCTTTGGAGACAGCCAAAAAAGAAGCGGCGAAGATTGCGGAAAAGGCGGGCGCGATGCCGGAGACGATAGAAATTATAGAAGTGGAAGATGTCCCCCTGGCATACTATGCGGGAAATACGAACCGGGTGAAAGTCAAAGCGGCCGGAGAGCTGCGGGGCTAAATTTTTCATACATAAAGGACAGAGGCAGAGAAATCCAGGTTTCCGCTGCCTCTGTTTTGTAATTTTTTAATCATCTATTCCAAAGGTGTATTCCAGCTTATCTTCAGCGGTATCTAACTGGTCTTCCAAGGTTTCTAAAGAGTGTTCCTGAGAGCGGTATTCCTCCAGGGAGAGAGTTCCCTGTCTGTACTGTGCCTCGATGGTATCGTCAAAGAGATCCAGTCGGTTTTCCACACTTTTTAATTCATCTTTTAATGTAAAGAATTGATCTTGGTTTTCCTGATCAGATCCGGAAGCCTGCGCGCTGTCTGCTTTTGTGACCACATCGTTTACCGCGCTTTCTAAGGTTTCCAAAGTGTCATCGGAAGTCTGGGCGGAAGTCTGATCAGAAGTCTGGCCGGAAGAAGAGGCAGAGTCATCAGAAGAGGCGCTCTGACTGTTATTCTTCTCCAGGTTGGTGATTTCTTGTTCCAGCTGCTCTACCTTGGATTCCAGTTCCTGGGTCTCTGAATCATCATCGATTCCGCATCCTGCCAGGGTAAAAGAGAATACCAAAACAGTTAATAATCCTAATAATCTTAATTTCTTCATATTTTTTCCTCCATTCACTTTATATGGTAAGTATTTGTTGATTATGAAACTATCATACAAGAAGAAAATTAAAAGAAAATTAAAACGGGAGCGTTGCAAAATAGATGAGTAATCATCTATGGAGCAACGCTCCTTTTTCATATCCAAAAACAGAAAACGGACCCCGAAGAGTCCATAATCCATGGTATAATTAGATATGCCTACTAACCAAAAATACCATAAAAATTATACCGAATTCGGCGAACCTTATCAACTGGTTTTGCCATTAAATTTGGAAGGTTTGGTTCCTGATGATGATTCTGTCCGACTGCTGAGCCACGAATTGGAGGGATTGGATTACAGCTTGCTGTATCAGGCTTACTCTGCCAAAGGCAGAAATCCGGCAGTGGATCCTAAGACCATGTTCAAGATCCTGACCTATGCGTATTCCCAGAACATTTATTCATCCAGAAAAATTGAAACCGCATGCAGACGAGATATCAACTTTATGTGGCTGCTCGCCGGGCAGAAAGCACCTGACCACAGCACGATCGCACGTTTCCGTACCGGATTCCTGGCGGATGCCTGTGAAGATCTCTTCTATCAAATGGTAAAGAGACTGAAAAATGCGGGCGAGCTGTCGAAGGAAACCGTTTTTATTGATGGGACAAAGCTGGAGGCATGCGCAAACAAATATACCTTTGTCTGGAAAAAATCCGTAGGGAAATGGGAAACAAAAATGTTCCAGAAAGTACAGGAAGCCGTAGCTCTTCTGAACCAGGAGTATCTACAGAGTTTTTCTGTAACGGAAGGAACAAGAACACAGGATCTTCAGAAGATCTGTCGGTTTCTGGAACAGAGCTGTAAAGAACAGCATACCGTTTTTGTCCATGGAAGAGGGAAACAGAAAAGCCGGAACCAGAAATATCTGGAACTGTTCCAACGTTTTCTGGAACGGCAGACCATCTACGACTGGCATACAGCCAGCTTCCGGGGACGGAATAATTATTGTAAGACGGATCCGGACGCCACATTCATGCATATGAAGGATGACCATATGCGGAATGCCCAGTTGAAGCCGGGATATAACGTACAGATCGCAGTGGACAGCGAATATATTGTCGCGACAGATATTTTTCAGGATCGGAATGATGTATGGACGCTGGTCCCTTTTTTAAAGAGAATGGAAGAAAAACTGGGATTCCGTTATCCAAGCGTGACGGCAGATTCAGGATATGAAAGTGAAGAAGGATACAGCTATCTGAGAGACCAGAAACAAAAGCCCTATATCAAACCGCAAACGTATGAGAAATGGAAAAAGAGGAGTTTTAAAAAGGATATCAGTAAACGTGAGAACATGGGTTATGATGAAAGGACAGATACCTATACGTGTCATGCCGGGAAGAAACTGCGGCCGATTTTCCTGAAAAAGCAGACAAGTAAAAGTGGCTATGAATCCGAAGTCACCGTCTACGAATGCGAAGATTGTACGGACTGTCCTTATAAAGAGAAATGTACAAAAGCAAAAGGGAACAAACGGCTGTATGTATCCAAAAGCTTTTTGGAGAAACGACAGGAATCCTATGAAAACATCCTGAGCGAAACCGGGCTCCTATACCGGATGAACCGTTCGATCCAGGTGGAGGGAGCATTTGGAGCCCTGAAAAACGACTATGAATTTCAAAGATTTTTACTCCGTGGAAAAACCAAAGTAAAACTGGAGATTCTTTTATTGAGTATGGGCTATAATCTCAACAAACTTCACGCTAAAATACAAAATGACCGAACCGGAAACCATCTGTTTCCAGTGAAGAAATCTGCTTAATCAAACAGAAACTAAGCAGCTTTATTAAAGTATGCTCAAAAACGGAAGTAATCCACAGAACAAAGTGGAATCACTTCCGTTTTCCTTTAAATGGAGCGAGGGTATCGCTCCATCACCTAATTTGATGATTTTGCGACACCCCCGCCTGATTTAATCTGTTTTTTCTGGCGGAATGAATTCAAGGAGATCTCCGATCTCACAGTCTAATACCGTGCAAAGCCGGCTCAGGACATCTATATCTAACCGGGTGATCTGATTTTTGCAATAATTGTTGATTTGGGTTCGCTGCATCTGAGCTCTGTGGCTCAGCATATTCTTGCTCAAACCGGACGTTTTGAGAAATTCATCCAGTTTGATGCGGATCGTTCCATATTCCATTTGCTGTCCTCCTGTTATGCGCATTAGATTAGTATGTACAGTATAGCTTTGATGGAAGAGTCTTATAAGGTGTAGGAAGTCTTGTTAGATTTCTCACACATGCTATATCGTAACATAAATGACTGTAAAATCAAAGGAGATAGGAAAATAATGCGGCACCATATTTTGGATGCAATACTGCCGGTATGTATCCGAACAAAAAAAGCGGAACTGCTGGATATGATTCCAGAGTTCCGAATAAAAAGCTTTGGGAATGGAGCATACGGGACTTGAACCCGTGGCCTCCACACTGCCAGTGTGGCGCGCTCCCAACTGCGCTAATGCCCCATGCAGAAAATATTGTATCATATTTAGCCTTAAAATAAAAGTATTAATTTATATTTTGAAAATTATCTTAAGAATGGTATAATTTTGAAAAATTTCCGTAAAGAAACTTGAATATAGTTCTATATCAAGGTAGTATGAAAACATCAAAATGAGGAGGTGTTTTATATGAGATATGAAATCAAAGGAGAGACTCTGCCGGTAGTGCTTTGTTACCTGGAAGATGGAGAAAAGATGATCAACGAAGGCGGAAGCATGTCCTGGATGTCCCCGAATATGAAGATGGAGACAAGCACCAATGGAGGAGTAGGGAAGGCGTTCGGCAGAATGTTTGCCGGGGAAAAAATTTTCCAGAATATATATACATCTGAGGGTGGAAACGGAATGATCGCCTTTGCGTCCAGTTTCCCGGGATCGATCCGGGCTTTTCAGATCGGGCCAGGACAGGAGATGATCTTCCAAAAGAGCGCGTTCCTGGCGGGAGAGGCGGGAATAACGCTGTCAGTCTTCTTTAATAAGAAGTTTGGCGCCGGCCTTTTTGGCGGAGAAGGATTTATCATGCAGAAGGTCTCTGGACAGGGAACGGTTTTTGCGGAATTTGACGGCCATGTGATCGAATATGAACTTCAGCCGGGCCAGCAGATCGTGGTAGACACAGGCCATCTGGCCGCAATGACAAGTACCTGCAGCATGGAGATCAGAAGCGTGCCGGGTGTAAAGAATATGCTTTTTGGCGGAGAGGGTATCTTCAATACGGTAATCACAGGGCCTGGAAGAGTTTGGCTCCAGACTATGCCGATCAGCAATGTGGCAGGAGTCCTGCGGCCATATCTGCCATCGGGAGCATAGACAGAAGTTTTGCTTGTGACAAGTTACACCCGGACTGTCCCCACATGCGCACTCGTCGCGCATACGCGCTTCAGTTTCGCCCTGCGGGCTAAGACTGCTTATGTGGGGGCAGTTCCAGGGTACCCCCTGTTCCAGAATCAAGAGGACAGTTACGTACATGCAAGCATGACGTTTACTGTCCTCTTGATTCTGGGCCGGGTGTGACTTGTAACTTGCGTTCACAGAATCACCACAAAAAAACCACATACTTTTCAAAAACTTCTCTTATACTGATACCATCTCTATGAGTGACAGGAGGAAGAGAAGTGATAGAAGTAAAGAATCTCACGAAACGCTACGGCTCTCATCTTGCCGTAGATGATCTAAGCTTTACTGTGGAAAAAGGTCAGATTTATGGATTTCTCGGCCCCAATGGAGCCGGGAAATCTACGACCATGAATATCATGACCGGATATCTGGGAGCTACGAAAGGTACAGTCCTGATCAATGGGCATGATATTCTAAAGGAACCGCAGGAAGCACGAAAATGCATCGGCTATCTGCCGGAGCAGCCGCCGCTCTATATGGAAATGACCGTATCAGAGTATCTCAAATTTGCGGCTGAGTTAAAGAAAATCCCCAGATCAGAAAGAGAAACGCAGATTGATAAAGTTGTCCGTATGGCGAGGCTTCGGGACGTGATGGACCGGATGATCCAGAACCTGTCCAAAGGATTCCGTCAGAGAGTAGGGCTCGCTCAGGCTATTCTTGGGTTCCCGGAGATCATCATCCTGGATGAGCCTACGGTTGGATTGGATCCCAAACAGATCATTGAAATCCGGGAACTGATCCGGAAACTGGCAAAAGAGCATACGGTGATCTTAAGCTCTCATATCCTGGCGGAAGTACGCGAGGTCTGCGACCATATCCTGATTATTTCAAATGGGAAATTGGCGGCCTGCGACACCCCGGAGAATCTGGAGAATCTGATGAGTGGAAGCGGCCGTGTGGAGATTGAGGCAAAAGGAACTGTAAATGAGGTGAAAAAGATTGTTGGGAAGATCCGGCAGGTGAAGCAGGCGGACTATCAGGAAAAGGATTCTGGAGTAACAGAAGCGCAGATCTATACGGACGGGAAGGAAGATATAAGGGAAGTGATTTTCATGGCTTTCTCGGAAGCAAAGCTGCCCCTTCTCACATTAAAAGAAAGTAAGTCTTCCCTGGAAGAAATCTTCCTGGAATTGACGCAGGGAAACAGCCGGGCTGTCAAGCGGATCCGGGAACTGGAGAGGAAAAAAGAGGAGGAGACAGAAAATGAAAGCAATTTATAAAAGAGAATTACAGTCCTACTTCCATACGATGATCGGCTGCGTGTTCATCGCGTTTATGGTGGCGTTTACCGGAGTCTATTTTATGGCGTACAACCTGAATTATGGATATCCTTACTTTTCTTATGTGATATCAGCGGTCCTCTTCGTTTTTATGATAGCGATCCCGGTCCTGACTATGAAAAGTTTCGCGGAGGACAGAAAGAGCAAGGCGGATCAGCTTCTTCTGACAGCGCCTGTCAGTCTGGTTAAGATCGTTTTGGGGAAATATCTTGCGATGGTCACGATCTTGGCCGTCCCCTGCGTGATCTTTTTGATTTTCCCCCTGATCATCGCGGCCCAGGGAACCGCTTATATCCTGGTAGATTACCTGGCGATCCTGTTGTTTTTCCTGCTGGGATGTGTGTATATCGCCATTGGCATGTTTGTTTCTTCTTTGACAGAGAGCCAGATCATCGCGGCTATTGGAACGTTTGGCGCTTTAATGCTGATCTATCTGTGGAGCGGGATACTGGATTTCCTGCCTTCCTCAGCGGGGGCCAATATGGCGGGGTTTTTGGTACTGCTGACCCTGGCTGTTCTCGCGGTCTGGCAGATGACGAAGAATTGGCTGATCGCCGCGGTACTGGAGATCGGGGCGGCGGCGGGCTGTATCGGGGTGTATGCGGTAAAGCCCGATCTTTTGGAGAACGGCCTGGCTTCGATTCTGGAGAAATTCGTGTTGACAGACGTTTTTACCGATATTTCCTCCAACAACATTTTTGACACAACGAGCATCATCTTGTATCTGTCTCTGATCACAGTGTTCGTCTTCCTGACGGTCCAGATGATCCAGAAGAGACGGTGGAGTTAGGAGGGAAGACCATGTTAGAGAAGATCAAAGGGATGTTCCAGAATACAACGTTCAGGAACGGAAGCTACAGCGTGGGGATGACGGCTCTCGTCATTGCGGTCGTAGTGGTGGTCAATCTGATCGCCGGACAGCTTCCAGAAAGTGTGAGAAGTATTGATATCAGCGACAACCGGATCTATGAGATCTCTGATACCAGCAGAGAAATACTGAAAAAGCTGGATCAGAAAGTAACGTTTCAGGTATTTGCGGAACGGAATAATACAGACGACCGGATTAAAACTTTTTTGAATAAATACACCTCTTTGTCGGATCAGATCGAGGTGGAATGGATCGATCCTGTCCTGCACCCATCTGAATTGACGGAAAATAATGTGTCCGAGGATACGATCCTGATTTCCTGTGAAGACACGGAAAAGAGTACAGCAGTTACCTTCGATGAGATTCTGGTGCCGGACGAGTACGCCTATTATTACGGAGACAGCTCTTCCGCTACAGAATTTGACGGGGAAGGGCAGTTTACCAGCGCGGTCAACTATGTGACCAGCGACGCGCAGAAGAAGATTTATTATACCACGGGGCATGGAGAAAATACATTTTCTTCATCCGTGTCAGAGCTGCTTGAAAAAAATAATATGACTTCAGAAGAGCTGAATCTGCTGATGACAGGCGAGATTCCAGAAGACTGTGATCTGCTGTTTTTATATTCTCCGGCGACAGATATTACAGAGGAGGAGCAGACAGCGATCCTGGATTATATGTCCCAGGGCGGAAAGGTTTATGTGATGCTGGGAGAAACAGAGGATGCCACTCCCAATCTGGACAGTATCTTAGAAGAATATGGGATTTCCAGAACAGAAGGATATATTGCGGATATGCAGCGAAATTACCAGGGCAATTACTACTATATCTTTCCGGAGATCACAGGGGGCGAGGAGATTACAGAAGGTCTGACTTCCGATATGGTGCTTCTGGTGAATGCCCACGGGTTCCAGATCGGCGATCCGGCAAGAGATACGATCACAGTGCAGGGATTTATGGATACATCATCGGATGCTTACGCGGTGACAGAAGAAACTCAGGAACAAGGGGAATTTACACTTGGAGCGGTAGCGACAGAGAGCGTCACGACAGAATCCGACAGTGAAGATTCAGAAGAGGAGAGTGAGGAAAATACAGAAGAGGCAAAGGAAGAAGATTCTGAGGAGGAAGGCGCGGAATCCCGGCTGACCGTAGTGACGGCAGACAGCCTGATTGATTCCCAGGTGACGGATTCTTTTACCACGCTGGACAATCTGGACCTTTTCATCAATACGATATCTGCTAATTTTGATGACGTGGAAAATGTTGCTATCGAAGCAAAAAGTCTGTCTGTTACCTATAATACCATGCAGCACGCAGGGGTGATCAGCCTTTTGATCATCTTTGGAATCCCGGCAGTCATCCTTATTTCCGGATTCATATGCTGGTGGAGGAGAAGAAAAGCATAGGAGGTGGAGCATGAAGTCAAAAAAAGGAATGTTGATCCTTGGAATTGTCCTCGTGGTATTACTGGGAATCTATGGAGGACTCAGATACTGGGGGAACAAAAGCCAAGAAGCGGAAGCGCAAAAAGAAGAGGCGGAGACAGTCCACGTGGTCCAGACCGGGGATCTGTCCGGATTTTCCTATACAGATGGAACAGATACCATGAGTTTCGCGAAAGAAGAGGACACCTGGTACTACGAGGCGGACCGGGAGATCCCTATGGTCCAGGATACGGTGCGGACAATGGCGGACGCCCTTCAGGACGTGACGGCGGTAAGGGAACTGCAGGAGCCGGACGCTCTTGAGGACTATGGGCTAGATGCGCCTTCCTATACGATCGAATACACAGAAGAGGATGGGGAGACAGGAACACTCTACATCGGCGATATGACAGGGGAAAATTATTATGCCATGCCGGAAGGGAGTGAGAATGTCTATACGATTGACAGTACCCTGGTCTCCGCTCTATTATTTGACCTGGCGGATCTGGCGCAGACAGACAGCGTCCCGTCTATCAGCAGCGGAAACCTGGTAAGCGTTGCCGTCACAGAGAATGGACAGAGCCAGACCTTTGAAGAAGAGGATGACCTGGCGGAACTGGCGGGAGGATTTGGAGTGCTTTCGCTGACGGAATGCGCGGATTACCATGTGACAGACGAGACACTTTCAAAGTATGGATTGGAAGAAGAAAACCGGATGACGGTACAAGCGGTATATACAGACACGGATACAGAAGAAGAGGAGACATTTACCGTCTATGTTGGAGACGAAGATGAAGACGGAGAGAATCGGTATCTGATGGTAGACGGGTCTAAGATGGTATATAAGGTCAGTACAGATGTGATCGGGAATATGACGACTGTCAGCGAAGGAGATGAAGCGGAAGAATAAAGAAAACTTGGATAACGGGCGTCCTTCCTGTATAATAGAACGAGAAAACATCTGATCGGCACGGTGTTTTATGGGAGGGACAGAACGTGAAGAAGAATATTTCGGGAATACTTGGGCGGGCGGAACGCTTCCCAGTCATTTTGATCGGAGAAGGCCTTCTGGTAGGCGGAATCGGCGGTTTTGTGGTGGTCTTATACCGAATGGCTCTGGATTACGCCGGAAAATGGCTGGATCAGATTCTGGCGTTCGTTAGGGAAGATCCTCTCAAGATCGCGGGATGGTTTGTAATTCTTGCTTTTCTGGCTTGGATCACAGCCAGACTGGTAGCTTGGGAACCGTTGATATCAGGAAGCGGGATTCCGCAGCTTGAAGGAGAGATGGCCGGAAAGCTGGATCAGAAGTGGTATCGGGTTCTGCCCGCCAAGTTTCTGGGAGGATTCTTATGTATTTTGGGAGGACTCGCCCTGGGAAGGGAGGGTCCTTCGATACAGCTTGGGGCAATGGCGGGAAAGGGAGTTTCAAAAGGATTTGACCGGGGAAAGACGGAAGAGAAGTTTCTGCTGACTTGTGGAGCCAGCGCGGGTCTTTCCGCGGCCTTTCACGCGCCGCTGGCCGGAGTTATGTTTTCGCTGGAAGAGGTCCACAAGAATTTTTCGGTATCTGCCCTGCTGTCTGTGATGACCGCCTCACTGACGGCGGATTTTTTGGCGACCGCGGTCCTGGGGACGGATTCGGTCTTTCAGTTTTCCATCGTTCAGGAACTTCCGGTGTCCGCTTATGGGATGATCGTGGGACTTGGAGTGATCCTGGGCGCGCTTGGGGCATTCTATAACTGGTTTACTTTAAAGATCCAGTCCCTATATGATAAAGCTGATTTTCTGAATGTTGCGGGAAAGATTTTGATTCCGTTTTTGTGCGCGGGTGTCCTGGGATTTACTGTGCCGGAGCTTCTGGGAAGCGGGCATGACCTGATCGAAAATCTGACCAGCACGAATATGCTTTTAGAGACGGCGATTTTCCTTTTGGCAGGAAGATTTGTGTTTTCCGCGGTGAGTTTTGGCTCCGGAGCGCCGGGCGGGATTTTCTTCCCTTTATTAGTATTGGGCGGATATATTGGCGGGATCTTTGCTATGGCAGGCGTAAGATTATGGGGATTGGATCCGCTGTTTATCAATAATTTTGTGCTTCTTTCAATGGCGGGATATTTTGCCGCCGTGGTGAGAGCTCCCTTGACGGGGATCATTCTGATCTTTGAAATGACAGGGACGCTGACCCAGATGCTGTCTCTGTCGGTAGTCTCTATTGTGGCTTATATTACCGCCACACTCCTGAAGTCAAAGCCGATCTATGAAAGTCTTCTGGAGCGGCTTCTTCTGCGCGGGGGGCAAAAGCCGGATAAGGAGAATGGGGAAAAGATGCTGATGCATTTTGCTGTCTGCCGGGGATCCAGGATTGAAGACCTGACGATCGGAGAGATCCCCTGGCCCGACAACTGCCTTTTGGTGGCGGTAGAACGAGGGACAGAAGAGATCATTCCGAAAGGGAAGACCCGCCTTTTGGCCGGTGATGTGGTGGTGACCATGACCGATGAAAGAGACGGCGCTCTGATCCATGACCGGATGGAAGAACTGTGCCGGGAGATGTTTTAATAAAGAAAGGAATCTGAAAGCTGTTGCGCTGTTCTGTGGATTGTAATAAGATAGAAGCAGGATATCTGCGAGGGATGAGGAGGGAAGCGCATGTTTGGAAAGAGATGTACTCTGTGCGGCGGGAAGCTGGACAGCAACAACATTTGTATGGAATGTGGCCTGGATAATAACAAGTCTGAGCAAAATTATCAGATCAACCGGAGCGGCTGCGATGAC is part of the Lachnospiraceae bacterium KGMB03038 genome and encodes:
- a CDS encoding ABC transporter ATP-binding protein, encoding MIEVKNLTKRYGSHLAVDDLSFTVEKGQIYGFLGPNGAGKSTTMNIMTGYLGATKGTVLINGHDILKEPQEARKCIGYLPEQPPLYMEMTVSEYLKFAAELKKIPRSERETQIDKVVRMARLRDVMDRMIQNLSKGFRQRVGLAQAILGFPEIIILDEPTVGLDPKQIIEIRELIRKLAKEHTVILSSHILAEVREVCDHILIISNGKLAACDTPENLENLMSGSGRVEIEAKGTVNEVKKIVGKIRQVKQADYQEKDSGVTEAQIYTDGKEDIREVIFMAFSEAKLPLLTLKESKSSLEEIFLELTQGNSRAVKRIRELERKKEEETENESNL
- a CDS encoding DUF4340 domain-containing protein yields the protein MKSKKGMLILGIVLVVLLGIYGGLRYWGNKSQEAEAQKEEAETVHVVQTGDLSGFSYTDGTDTMSFAKEEDTWYYEADREIPMVQDTVRTMADALQDVTAVRELQEPDALEDYGLDAPSYTIEYTEEDGETGTLYIGDMTGENYYAMPEGSENVYTIDSTLVSALLFDLADLAQTDSVPSISSGNLVSVAVTENGQSQTFEEEDDLAELAGGFGVLSLTECADYHVTDETLSKYGLEEENRMTVQAVYTDTDTEEEETFTVYVGDEDEDGENRYLMVDGSKMVYKVSTDVIGNMTTVSEGDEAEE
- a CDS encoding ABC transporter, which encodes MKAIYKRELQSYFHTMIGCVFIAFMVAFTGVYFMAYNLNYGYPYFSYVISAVLFVFMIAIPVLTMKSFAEDRKSKADQLLLTAPVSLVKIVLGKYLAMVTILAVPCVIFLIFPLIIAAQGTAYILVDYLAILLFFLLGCVYIAIGMFVSSLTESQIIAAIGTFGALMLIYLWSGILDFLPSSAGANMAGFLVLLTLAVLAVWQMTKNWLIAAVLEIGAAAGCIGVYAVKPDLLENGLASILEKFVLTDVFTDISSNNIFDTTSIILYLSLITVFVFLTVQMIQKRRWS
- a CDS encoding helix-turn-helix transcriptional regulator, with the translated sequence MEYGTIRIKLDEFLKTSGLSKNMLSHRAQMQRTQINNYCKNQITRLDIDVLSRLCTVLDCEIGDLLEFIPPEKTD
- a CDS encoding IS1182 family transposase; this encodes MPTNQKYHKNYTEFGEPYQLVLPLNLEGLVPDDDSVRLLSHELEGLDYSLLYQAYSAKGRNPAVDPKTMFKILTYAYSQNIYSSRKIETACRRDINFMWLLAGQKAPDHSTIARFRTGFLADACEDLFYQMVKRLKNAGELSKETVFIDGTKLEACANKYTFVWKKSVGKWETKMFQKVQEAVALLNQEYLQSFSVTEGTRTQDLQKICRFLEQSCKEQHTVFVHGRGKQKSRNQKYLELFQRFLERQTIYDWHTASFRGRNNYCKTDPDATFMHMKDDHMRNAQLKPGYNVQIAVDSEYIVATDIFQDRNDVWTLVPFLKRMEEKLGFRYPSVTADSGYESEEGYSYLRDQKQKPYIKPQTYEKWKKRSFKKDISKRENMGYDERTDTYTCHAGKKLRPIFLKKQTSKSGYESEVTVYECEDCTDCPYKEKCTKAKGNKRLYVSKSFLEKRQESYENILSETGLLYRMNRSIQVEGAFGALKNDYEFQRFLLRGKTKVKLEILLLSMGYNLNKLHAKIQNDRTGNHLFPVKKSA
- a CDS encoding TIGR00266 family protein, whose translation is MRYEIKGETLPVVLCYLEDGEKMINEGGSMSWMSPNMKMETSTNGGVGKAFGRMFAGEKIFQNIYTSEGGNGMIAFASSFPGSIRAFQIGPGQEMIFQKSAFLAGEAGITLSVFFNKKFGAGLFGGEGFIMQKVSGQGTVFAEFDGHVIEYELQPGQQIVVDTGHLAAMTSTCSMEIRSVPGVKNMLFGGEGIFNTVITGPGRVWLQTMPISNVAGVLRPYLPSGA
- a CDS encoding ClC family H(+)/Cl(-) exchange transporter yields the protein MKKNISGILGRAERFPVILIGEGLLVGGIGGFVVVLYRMALDYAGKWLDQILAFVREDPLKIAGWFVILAFLAWITARLVAWEPLISGSGIPQLEGEMAGKLDQKWYRVLPAKFLGGFLCILGGLALGREGPSIQLGAMAGKGVSKGFDRGKTEEKFLLTCGASAGLSAAFHAPLAGVMFSLEEVHKNFSVSALLSVMTASLTADFLATAVLGTDSVFQFSIVQELPVSAYGMIVGLGVILGALGAFYNWFTLKIQSLYDKADFLNVAGKILIPFLCAGVLGFTVPELLGSGHDLIENLTSTNMLLETAIFLLAGRFVFSAVSFGSGAPGGIFFPLLVLGGYIGGIFAMAGVRLWGLDPLFINNFVLLSMAGYFAAVVRAPLTGIILIFEMTGTLTQMLSLSVVSIVAYITATLLKSKPIYESLLERLLLRGGQKPDKENGEKMLMHFAVCRGSRIEDLTIGEIPWPDNCLLVAVERGTEEIIPKGKTRLLAGDVVVTMTDERDGALIHDRMEELCREMF
- a CDS encoding hydantoinase/oxoprolinase family protein — protein: MYKLGIDVGGTNTDAVIIDEENQVIADIKYPTSEDIYDGIMGALRMVLTESGIDRTQVSQAMLGTTQCTNAIVERKHLSPIGILRIGAPATLSLPPMVDWDEELQKMVKGSRIIGGGYEYDGKELAAFDREAAKEFFLEMKGKGVKSIAISGVFSTVREEQEKEAAQLCREVMGDDTHISISSEIGSMGLIERENATILNAALYQVAERFTEGFARSLREEGIENADVYLSQNDGTLMTVEHARRYPILTIACGPTNSIRGAGYLSGMQDGIVVDVGGTTTDIGYVQNGFPRESGVAVTIGGVRTNFRMPDVISIGLGGGSIVRIKEDGSVTVGPDSVGYKITEEARVFGGNTLTATDIAARLGMTDVGDVSKVADISIETARKAMDVISSLVEDGVDSMKVSNDDVEVVLVGGGSIILPEQIKGASKVIKPAHFGCANAIGSAISKVSGTYEALIDYDKVPREEALETAKKEAAKIAEKAGAMPETIEIIEVEDVPLAYYAGNTNRVKVKAAGELRG